One genomic segment of Intestinimonas butyriciproducens includes these proteins:
- a CDS encoding MATE family efflux transporter, whose protein sequence is MNLAVPMTVAQIINVLYNIVDRIYIGHIPGAATDALTGVGLALPIITMISAFANLFGMGGAPLCSIARGAHAYKRAESIMGTSFFMLLGTGILLTLAFETFRTPVLQMFGASAQTMPYANTYIALYLLGTVFVMISLGMNSFINAQGFGKTGMLTVLIGAILNILLDPIFIFALDMGVKGAALATVISQGISALWVLRFLTGKKALLRLRLAAMRPALEHLKEILALGMSGFVMYISTSIVQIVCNVSLARYGGDLYIGVMTVLTSIREIVYTPLTGLTNGAQPVIGYNYGAKEYARVKQSIRMMTVACLAFTLAAWAAVLLFPHRFIRLFNSEDLMLEAGVPAMHIYFFGLFMAAFQFSGQFTFVALGRSKEAIFFSTLRKLLIVVPLTLILPMVGNLDANGVFLAEPISNFISGAACYATMYFVVWKRMLSKQEV, encoded by the coding sequence GTGAACCTGGCGGTGCCCATGACGGTGGCACAGATAATAAATGTTCTATATAATATTGTGGACCGGATTTATATTGGACATATCCCTGGGGCGGCTACGGATGCCTTGACGGGCGTGGGTCTGGCGCTCCCCATTATCACAATGATCAGTGCGTTCGCCAATCTTTTCGGGATGGGCGGCGCCCCGCTCTGCTCGATTGCAAGAGGCGCCCATGCATACAAAAGAGCGGAATCGATCATGGGGACGTCCTTCTTCATGCTCTTAGGTACAGGCATTCTTTTGACGCTCGCTTTTGAGACGTTCCGTACACCGGTTCTTCAGATGTTTGGCGCAAGCGCCCAGACGATGCCCTATGCGAATACATATATTGCGCTTTATCTGCTCGGCACCGTCTTTGTGATGATAAGCCTGGGGATGAACAGCTTCATCAATGCTCAAGGATTTGGCAAAACAGGGATGCTCACTGTTTTGATCGGGGCAATTCTGAACATTCTCTTGGACCCCATCTTTATCTTCGCACTCGACATGGGGGTGAAAGGGGCTGCGCTTGCGACTGTGATCTCACAGGGCATTTCCGCACTTTGGGTGCTTCGGTTCCTGACGGGGAAAAAGGCACTGCTGCGATTGCGCCTTGCGGCGATGAGACCGGCGCTGGAACATTTGAAAGAAATCCTCGCCCTGGGGATGTCCGGCTTTGTCATGTATATCTCAACGAGCATAGTACAGATTGTCTGCAACGTCTCCTTGGCGCGTTATGGAGGCGATCTGTATATCGGAGTCATGACGGTCTTGACCTCGATCAGAGAGATCGTATATACTCCATTGACGGGCCTCACAAACGGCGCACAGCCCGTGATCGGATACAATTACGGCGCAAAGGAATATGCAAGGGTGAAGCAGAGCATACGCATGATGACGGTGGCTTGTCTGGCCTTTACTTTGGCCGCCTGGGCGGCCGTCCTGCTGTTTCCGCATCGATTCATCCGGCTCTTCAACAGCGAGGACCTAATGTTGGAGGCCGGGGTCCCCGCCATGCATATCTACTTTTTCGGGCTTTTTATGGCGGCGTTTCAATTTTCAGGCCAATTTACATTTGTAGCGCTCGGAAGATCAAAAGAGGCAATTTTCTTCTCTACCCTCCGAAAGCTCCTGATCGTTGTTCCTCTGACGCTGATTTTACCAATGGTCGGAAACCTGGACGCGAACGGTGTGTTTCTGGCGGAGCCAATCTCCAATTTTATCAGCGGAGCGGCCTGCTATGCCACCATGTATTTTGTCGTTTGGAAAAGGATGCTCTCTAAACAAGAGGTCTGA
- a CDS encoding nitroreductase family protein produces the protein MDMLELIKSRRSTRKFLSRPVEEEKIDAIIEAGRYAPSGGNNQSCHFVVVEDGEKLNELAELVQREFSGMEYDAHTYASLVTSIQRSKQGNYTFHYHAPLLIIVTNQKGYGNAVADSACAIENMMLMANGLDLGSCWINQLRWLDENAALRTFLKNFQIGEAETVCGSVAIGYADTEDGLPPRTPLRRKGNSVTWIR, from the coding sequence ATGGATATGTTGGAACTGATAAAATCCCGCCGGTCAACAAGAAAATTCCTGAGCAGACCGGTGGAAGAGGAAAAAATAGACGCCATTATCGAAGCGGGCCGATATGCGCCCAGCGGGGGAAACAACCAGAGCTGTCACTTTGTTGTGGTAGAGGACGGGGAGAAGCTCAACGAACTTGCTGAACTGGTCCAGAGGGAATTCAGCGGCATGGAATACGATGCACACACCTATGCGTCCCTGGTGACTTCTATCCAGAGATCGAAACAGGGAAACTATACTTTTCATTACCATGCGCCGCTGCTGATCATCGTCACCAATCAAAAGGGCTATGGAAACGCGGTGGCGGACAGCGCCTGTGCGATAGAGAATATGATGCTGATGGCAAACGGCCTGGACCTGGGAAGCTGCTGGATCAATCAGCTCCGGTGGTTGGATGAAAACGCTGCGCTCCGGACATTTTTGAAGAACTTCCAGATTGGGGAGGCGGAGACTGTCTGCGGCTCTGTGGCGATCGGATATGCAGATACAGAGGACGGCCTTCCGCCGCGCACACCGCTGAGAAGGAAAGGAAATTCGGTAACCTGGATCCGGTAG
- a CDS encoding GGDEF domain-containing protein, translated as MVGRYRRTRAERIHLVADEDPAYRTQVRRTFDGRYRIAEAADSDAALEDIERYEGRLAAVILSLTIPGPGDFPVLKALQREKKFWDVPIIATAPTDDPMEETALEMGADEFIGKPHSQKKLLLRTIRAVKSASSQAREHLLRQEAHQDYLTGLLNRRGLLDAVQGLCEGDMPAALYLFDLDDLKRINDMLGHMEGDRMIRQFGALLRAHTRASDIVARFGGDEFVVVMRQMRGEESALEKGEKICRAFREAVFAEHTTVTCTAGVVLCEASKSVYEMIGRADQALYRAKNSAKGTCQLWKE; from the coding sequence ATGGTTGGGAGGTACCGGAGAACTCGTGCTGAGCGCATCCATCTGGTGGCGGATGAGGACCCGGCGTACAGAACGCAGGTCCGAAGGACATTTGATGGGCGATATCGGATCGCAGAGGCGGCCGACAGCGATGCGGCCTTGGAGGATATCGAGCGGTATGAGGGAAGGTTGGCCGCCGTCATTTTAAGCCTGACGATTCCGGGGCCTGGGGACTTTCCCGTGCTGAAAGCCCTCCAAAGAGAAAAGAAGTTTTGGGATGTGCCCATTATTGCCACCGCCCCCACAGACGACCCGATGGAGGAGACGGCGCTGGAAATGGGCGCGGACGAATTCATCGGGAAACCCCACTCCCAGAAGAAGCTCCTGCTGCGGACCATTCGGGCTGTAAAAAGCGCCTCCTCACAAGCGCGGGAGCATCTTTTGCGGCAGGAGGCCCATCAGGATTATCTGACCGGGCTGCTTAACCGCCGCGGGTTGCTCGACGCTGTGCAGGGGCTGTGCGAGGGAGACATGCCGGCAGCGCTCTACCTCTTTGATCTGGATGACCTGAAACGGATCAACGATATGCTGGGTCACATGGAGGGAGACAGGATGATCCGGCAATTTGGGGCGCTGCTTCGCGCCCACACACGGGCCAGCGATATCGTGGCGCGGTTCGGCGGAGATGAATTTGTGGTCGTCATGCGTCAGATGCGCGGAGAGGAGAGCGCCCTGGAAAAAGGGGAGAAGATCTGTCGCGCATTCCGGGAGGCTGTGTTTGCAGAGCATACCACTGTAACGTGTACGGCGGGAGTCGTGTTGTGCGAGGCATCAAAATCCGTATATGAGATGATTGGACGAGCAGACCAGGCGCTCTATCGTGCGAAGAACAGCGCCAAGGGCACTTGTCAGCTATGGAAAGAGTGA
- a CDS encoding MFS transporter, translated as MVLHSFLMYWIYGTLIGGGLSVLAAQYCGMTGLNSNLVTSVNTVGGFLSVAMTFLIGRWVIARGVRGITAFSCIGAAVGLCILGNGTSLGIYILWSVVSQGLYNGYSFTATNARIANWFPRKKGWVMGITIAGMMAASFTSVLFITVYSPKIGFTNVCYFLAAVIAMLGVVSLKWIVDTPEQCGLLPDNMPLTEREQQEFGGGTARQDWTARNLICCKDGLCYIVGFGLLFIATTGGITAFVPYMLERGYSQVDAVGLMSLTSLFSLAGSFIMGVLDTRLGTKKASLIFAALYVIGYSGAFALTGIDKLFLLPLWLAMASGGANANLMASTLVSQYGRANYASVWSVLFTGASLIRNLCYLLIGAIASLSGTYARVYLFWGIISAFSFVLLAVSNFKYRPVPQN; from the coding sequence ATGGTGCTCCATTCTTTTTTGATGTATTGGATCTATGGCACCCTGATCGGCGGGGGACTAAGCGTTCTTGCTGCGCAGTACTGCGGTATGACCGGACTGAACTCCAATCTTGTCACTTCCGTCAACACCGTGGGCGGATTCCTCTCCGTGGCAATGACTTTTCTGATCGGACGCTGGGTCATCGCCAGGGGAGTGCGGGGGATTACCGCCTTTAGCTGCATCGGCGCGGCGGTTGGACTGTGTATTCTAGGGAATGGGACGAGCCTGGGAATCTATATCCTCTGGTCCGTGGTCAGTCAGGGCCTGTATAACGGTTACAGCTTTACCGCTACCAACGCACGGATTGCCAACTGGTTCCCCCGAAAAAAGGGCTGGGTCATGGGGATCACCATCGCCGGTATGATGGCGGCCTCCTTTACCTCTGTTCTGTTCATCACGGTGTACAGCCCCAAGATCGGATTTACCAATGTCTGCTATTTCCTGGCGGCCGTAATTGCCATGCTGGGCGTCGTATCCCTGAAATGGATCGTCGATACCCCTGAACAGTGCGGCCTCCTGCCGGACAATATGCCTCTGACGGAGCGGGAACAACAGGAGTTCGGCGGCGGGACGGCCCGCCAGGACTGGACGGCACGGAACCTGATATGTTGCAAAGACGGACTGTGCTATATCGTGGGTTTTGGTCTGCTGTTTATCGCCACCACCGGCGGCATTACCGCCTTTGTCCCCTATATGTTGGAGCGGGGGTATTCTCAGGTGGACGCCGTGGGGCTGATGTCTCTGACCAGTCTGTTTTCATTGGCCGGCAGCTTTATCATGGGGGTGCTGGACACCAGGCTTGGAACCAAGAAGGCCAGTCTGATTTTTGCCGCGCTCTATGTGATAGGCTATTCAGGGGCCTTTGCCCTGACGGGCATCGACAAACTGTTCCTGTTGCCCCTCTGGCTGGCTATGGCCAGTGGTGGGGCCAACGCCAACCTGATGGCTTCCACTCTGGTCAGCCAGTATGGGCGGGCCAACTATGCCAGCGTGTGGTCCGTCCTGTTTACTGGCGCCAGCCTGATCCGGAACCTATGCTATCTGCTGATCGGTGCCATTGCATCCCTGTCCGGGACCTACGCCAGGGTCTATCTGTTTTGGGGGATCATTTCAGCGTTCAGTTTTGTGCTGTTGGCGGTATCCAATTTCAAATATCGTCCCGTGCCGCAAAACTAA
- a CDS encoding Hpt domain-containing protein gives MGADYAEVLERLRDERLIRRYVLRFPDDPSYDALCRAMSGGRVEEAFLAAHTLKGITQSLGFGGLCTSASALTEALRNGARAEADRLLQSVTADYRRIVDSILRFQGEDGVGGTAEDIQAARNSGMDNTSQSRWT, from the coding sequence ATGGGAGCCGATTATGCGGAGGTGCTGGAGCGCTTGAGGGATGAACGACTCATCCGGAGATATGTCCTGCGGTTCCCGGATGACCCCAGTTATGACGCACTTTGCCGGGCGATGTCCGGAGGCAGAGTGGAGGAGGCATTCCTTGCGGCGCATACGCTCAAGGGGATCACGCAGAGCCTGGGATTCGGCGGGCTGTGTACATCCGCTTCGGCGCTGACCGAGGCGCTGCGGAACGGAGCGCGGGCGGAGGCGGACCGCCTGCTGCAATCGGTAACAGCGGATTACCGCCGAATCGTGGACAGTATTCTCCGGTTTCAGGGTGAAGACGGTGTTGGCGGCACGGCAGAGGATATACAGGCTGCCAGGAACTCCGGTATGGACAACACGTCGCAAAGCCGCTGGACCTGA
- a CDS encoding pyridoxal phosphate-dependent aminotransferase, with product MKELSPIASAVRASTTLAIDAMFKQMKADGVDVIGFGAGEPDFPTPDNIKEAGITAIRENFTRYTPTPGIPELRQAVCARLKADCGLDYVPAQIVVASGAKHALYAALHALVNPGDEIIVPAPFWVTYFEMVRMIGGIPVIVSADESEHFKITPERLAASVTPKTKAILLNNPSNPTGMVYSREELQALAAVCVEKDIYIIADEIYYRLVYDGRSFTSIASLGKDVKERTIVINGVSKSYAMTGWRIGYAAAPEQIARVMANYLSHSTAAPCSIAQKAAVEALNGPQDTVEAMRKAFETRRNHLVERMNRIPGVSCLKPEGAFYVMMNLRELLGKTLHGTPIHDADDFADVFLKQGLVAVVPGNGFGAPEFVRWSYATSMENIDAGLDRLEKFLAE from the coding sequence ATGAAGGAGCTATCCCCAATTGCCTCGGCGGTCCGTGCCTCGACCACCCTGGCAATTGATGCTATGTTCAAGCAGATGAAGGCGGACGGCGTGGATGTAATCGGATTTGGCGCCGGAGAGCCGGACTTTCCTACCCCGGATAACATCAAAGAGGCGGGAATCACCGCGATCCGGGAGAATTTTACCCGTTATACGCCGACGCCCGGTATTCCGGAACTGCGTCAGGCGGTCTGCGCCAGACTGAAGGCAGACTGCGGTCTCGATTATGTGCCGGCCCAGATCGTTGTGGCCAGCGGTGCCAAGCATGCTCTCTATGCCGCTCTCCATGCGTTGGTGAATCCGGGAGATGAAATCATTGTTCCTGCCCCTTTCTGGGTCACTTATTTTGAAATGGTCCGTATGATAGGGGGGATTCCTGTCATTGTCTCCGCCGATGAGTCCGAACACTTTAAGATCACACCGGAACGGCTTGCCGCATCCGTGACGCCCAAGACCAAAGCCATCCTTTTAAACAATCCCTCCAACCCTACAGGCATGGTGTACAGCAGGGAGGAACTCCAAGCGTTGGCGGCTGTGTGCGTTGAAAAGGATATCTATATTATTGCGGATGAGATTTATTATCGCCTGGTTTACGACGGCCGGAGCTTTACCAGCATCGCCAGCTTGGGGAAGGATGTAAAGGAACGGACCATCGTAATTAACGGTGTGTCCAAATCCTATGCTATGACCGGCTGGAGGATCGGATATGCTGCGGCGCCGGAGCAGATCGCGAGGGTCATGGCCAATTATCTGAGTCACTCCACCGCGGCGCCCTGCTCGATCGCGCAGAAGGCCGCCGTGGAGGCGCTGAATGGTCCCCAGGATACTGTGGAGGCCATGCGGAAGGCATTTGAGACGCGACGGAATCACCTTGTGGAACGGATGAACCGTATTCCAGGCGTAAGCTGCCTCAAGCCGGAGGGGGCTTTTTACGTGATGATGAATCTCAGAGAGCTGCTCGGCAAAACGCTACACGGAACTCCGATCCACGATGCCGACGATTTTGCCGACGTGTTCCTCAAACAGGGGCTGGTAGCCGTCGTGCCCGGGAATGGGTTCGGCGCGCCGGAATTTGTGCGCTGGTCCTATGCCACCTCTATGGAGAACATCGATGCGGGGCTGGACCGGCTGGAAAAATTCCTGGCAGAGTGA
- a CDS encoding HD domain-containing phosphohydrolase has product MGKECEIIEAANGMRALETIRERNMEIDLMLLDIIMPELDGFKVLEVMNQWRWIVSIPVIMISAESVTSFVERAYELGVSDYISRPFDALIVRRRVVNTLMLYAKQKLMPEEFEVMKNHATVGAAMLKALPAYQDEALVKVAYETCRWHHERYDGRGYPDGLRGEDIPISAQIVSLADIYDALTSERRYKAALPHEKAVRMILDGACGAFHPLLIECLTEIAERIPAELRPRKARRQSEMQMYNVVEELLKQKDLGISGRALRLAEQEWEKIQFFASKAEEVRKAVERTVVKEYLGLGLSISIGGVHSVRLMVEAVKRADQRMYAAKTKRRGAPAGGR; this is encoded by the coding sequence TTGGGAAAGGAATGTGAGATCATCGAGGCCGCGAACGGTATGCGGGCTTTGGAAACCATCCGGGAGCGGAACATGGAGATTGACCTGATGCTGTTGGACATCATAATGCCGGAGCTGGACGGATTTAAAGTCCTGGAAGTCATGAACCAGTGGCGCTGGATCGTAAGTATTCCGGTCATCATGATATCGGCGGAGAGCGTCACCTCCTTTGTGGAACGCGCCTATGAGCTTGGCGTGAGCGATTACATCAGCCGTCCCTTTGACGCGCTGATCGTACGCCGGCGGGTGGTCAACACCCTTATGCTCTATGCCAAACAGAAGCTGATGCCGGAAGAGTTTGAGGTGATGAAGAACCATGCCACGGTAGGAGCCGCCATGCTGAAGGCGCTCCCGGCCTATCAGGACGAGGCGCTGGTCAAGGTGGCCTATGAAACCTGTCGCTGGCACCATGAGAGGTATGACGGGCGGGGCTATCCCGATGGCCTGCGGGGCGAAGACATTCCGATTTCCGCCCAGATCGTGTCCCTGGCGGACATCTATGACGCGCTGACCAGCGAGCGGCGCTATAAGGCGGCGCTTCCGCATGAAAAGGCGGTACGGATGATTCTGGATGGGGCGTGCGGCGCGTTTCACCCGCTCCTGATAGAGTGCCTGACAGAAATCGCGGAGCGGATTCCGGCGGAGCTCAGGCCGAGAAAAGCGCGCAGGCAGAGTGAGATGCAGATGTATAACGTAGTGGAGGAACTGCTGAAACAAAAAGATCTGGGGATTTCCGGGCGCGCTTTGCGTCTGGCCGAACAGGAATGGGAAAAGATACAGTTTTTCGCCTCCAAGGCGGAGGAGGTCCGGAAGGCTGTGGAGCGGACAGTAGTAAAGGAATATCTGGGACTTGGACTTTCCATCAGCATTGGGGGCGTTCATTCCGTCCGTCTCATGGTGGAGGCAGTGAAAAGGGCGGATCAACGAATGTATGCGGCAAAGACAAAGAGGCGCGGCGCGCCGGCGGGTGGCAGGTGA
- a CDS encoding fumarylacetoacetate hydrolase family protein — MELLTYQYKFFGPRAGMKLDDEVLDLTVLLNCRSSPISDIGALLRRFDAPVAAIQAALDSGAKQETLPLCEVSLCPPILHPASLRDSSLFEAHSNGTSKSNGHTTPPIWYERPIYFYENPNGLTGPEAVISRKAGSVTLDYEAELALVVGKSGRNVTAEHTLEHLFGVTVYNDWTDRAAGGQEVGFLGMHKSKDFAAGLGPWIVTMDEVMDRWNDGRLDLKVDVFVNGKQTTDSSTGTMYWTIPQLFEVITQDCTAVPGDVIGLGTVGGGCLAERGGTLPYLADGDTVEIRIERIGTLRQYVKR, encoded by the coding sequence ATGGAACTGCTGACTTATCAATACAAATTCTTTGGTCCTCGGGCCGGTATGAAGCTGGACGACGAGGTGCTTGATCTGACGGTTCTGCTGAACTGCCGCTCCAGTCCGATCTCAGACATCGGCGCGCTGCTCCGCCGTTTTGACGCCCCCGTTGCCGCCATCCAGGCAGCTCTGGACAGCGGAGCAAAGCAGGAAACCCTGCCGCTGTGTGAGGTCTCTCTCTGCCCGCCCATTCTGCATCCGGCATCCCTCCGGGACTCCAGCCTGTTTGAGGCCCATTCCAACGGCACCAGCAAAAGCAACGGCCACACCACTCCTCCCATCTGGTATGAGCGGCCCATTTACTTCTATGAAAATCCCAATGGCCTCACCGGGCCTGAGGCTGTCATCTCTCGTAAAGCCGGTTCCGTCACCCTGGACTACGAAGCTGAGCTGGCTCTGGTGGTAGGAAAGTCCGGCCGCAACGTCACCGCAGAGCACACGTTGGAGCATCTGTTCGGCGTCACCGTGTACAACGACTGGACGGATCGGGCAGCGGGCGGCCAGGAAGTGGGTTTCCTGGGGATGCATAAGAGCAAAGACTTTGCCGCAGGGCTCGGTCCATGGATCGTCACCATGGACGAAGTCATGGACCGGTGGAACGACGGCCGGCTGGACCTGAAGGTGGATGTCTTTGTCAATGGAAAGCAGACCACGGATTCTTCCACAGGAACGATGTACTGGACCATCCCTCAGCTGTTTGAAGTGATAACCCAGGACTGCACGGCAGTCCCAGGCGATGTGATCGGCCTGGGCACCGTGGGCGGCGGCTGCCTGGCTGAGCGCGGGGGCACGCTGCCCTATCTCGCCGACGGGGACACGGTGGAGATCCGAATTGAGCGTATCGGGACCCTGCGCCAGTATGTCAAGAGATAA
- the guaA gene encoding glutamine-hydrolyzing GMP synthase yields the protein MRQDMILVLDLGSEENPRLAREIRALGVYSEIHPHDITLEELKALPNVRGIILNGGANRVVDGVEIDVSKDIYNYEVPVLLADHKGDKPWPEDAQERKEALSNFVFGICGAQPNWNMDNFIADQIELIRQQVGDRRVLLALSGGVDSSVVAALLIKAIGKQLTCVHVNHGLLRKGEPEQVVEVFRHQMDANLVYVDAVDRFLDKLAGVDDPEQKRKIIGAEFIRVFEEEARKLEGIDFLAQGTIYPDIIESGTKTVKAVKSHHNVGGLPEDLGFQLVEPLKMLFKDEVRACGKALGLPDSMVYRQPFPGPGLGVRCLGAITRDRLEAVRESDAILREEFAKNGLEGKVWQYFTAIPDIKSVGVRDNKRADEWCVIIRAVNTVDAMTATVENVPFDLLRHITQRITDEVKGVNRVLFDLTPKPTGTIEWE from the coding sequence ATGAGGCAGGATATGATCCTGGTGTTGGATTTGGGCAGCGAGGAGAACCCCCGTTTGGCCCGGGAGATTCGCGCTCTGGGCGTTTATAGCGAGATCCACCCCCATGACATCACACTGGAGGAGCTCAAAGCCCTCCCAAATGTGAGGGGAATCATCCTCAACGGCGGGGCAAACCGTGTGGTGGACGGGGTAGAGATCGACGTCAGCAAGGATATCTATAACTATGAGGTGCCCGTCCTCCTGGCCGATCACAAGGGGGACAAGCCCTGGCCGGAGGATGCGCAGGAGAGGAAAGAAGCGCTTTCCAACTTTGTTTTTGGCATCTGCGGTGCCCAGCCCAACTGGAACATGGACAATTTCATTGCTGACCAGATAGAGCTGATTCGGCAGCAGGTAGGGGATAGGCGGGTCCTGCTGGCGCTTTCCGGCGGGGTGGACTCCTCCGTGGTGGCGGCCCTCCTGATCAAGGCGATCGGGAAACAGCTCACCTGTGTCCACGTGAACCACGGACTGCTACGGAAAGGTGAGCCGGAGCAGGTGGTGGAAGTATTCCGGCACCAGATGGATGCCAATCTGGTCTATGTTGATGCCGTGGACCGCTTCCTGGACAAGCTGGCCGGAGTAGATGATCCGGAGCAGAAGCGGAAGATCATCGGGGCGGAATTCATCCGTGTCTTTGAGGAGGAGGCCCGAAAGCTGGAGGGGATCGACTTCCTCGCGCAGGGGACGATTTATCCTGACATCATTGAATCCGGGACCAAGACGGTGAAGGCGGTCAAATCCCATCATAACGTGGGCGGTCTTCCTGAGGACCTGGGATTCCAGCTGGTGGAGCCACTGAAAATGCTCTTTAAGGACGAAGTGCGCGCATGCGGCAAGGCGTTGGGCCTGCCGGACAGTATGGTGTACCGGCAGCCGTTCCCCGGACCCGGCTTGGGTGTGCGCTGCCTGGGCGCCATCACCCGGGACCGGCTGGAGGCCGTCCGGGAGTCTGACGCCATCCTCCGGGAGGAGTTCGCCAAGAACGGCCTGGAGGGCAAGGTGTGGCAATACTTCACCGCCATCCCCGACATCAAGTCCGTGGGCGTGCGGGACAACAAGCGCGCCGACGAGTGGTGCGTCATCATCCGCGCCGTCAACACGGTGGATGCCATGACCGCCACTGTGGAGAACGTGCCATTTGACCTGCTTCGGCATATCACCCAGCGAATCACCGACGAGGTGAAGGGCGTCAACCGCGTCCTTTTCGACCTGACGCCGAAGCCCACGGGGACCATTGAGTGGGAATAG
- a CDS encoding TetR/AcrR family transcriptional regulator — MKKENLEKQEYVLQIALRTFLRYGFKKTSMEDIAKAAGLTRQGLYFHFQNKDELLKCSVEKALDDSMQAVTLALDTKVLSLEERIFHALDAWFGCYVGLFTPESIPDWEFHCNRVMGEEVEQSNAQFRRKLTAVILSSPETAHLAPLAETAVEMLWICGQKWKRTLDSHDAFAGKMREAIHLCCQI, encoded by the coding sequence ATGAAAAAAGAAAACTTGGAAAAACAAGAATATGTGCTGCAAATCGCTTTGCGGACCTTTCTGCGCTATGGTTTTAAAAAAACCTCTATGGAGGATATCGCCAAAGCCGCAGGACTCACTCGTCAAGGCCTGTATTTCCATTTCCAGAACAAGGATGAACTTCTGAAATGTTCTGTTGAAAAGGCTCTTGACGACAGTATGCAGGCGGTGACTCTCGCACTGGACACGAAAGTCCTCTCTCTGGAGGAACGGATTTTTCATGCTCTTGATGCGTGGTTCGGGTGTTATGTCGGCCTCTTTACTCCCGAATCGATTCCTGATTGGGAGTTTCACTGCAATCGTGTAATGGGAGAGGAAGTGGAGCAAAGCAACGCCCAATTCCGCCGGAAACTGACAGCGGTGATTCTCTCCTCCCCCGAAACTGCGCACCTGGCGCCGCTTGCCGAGACAGCGGTCGAAATGCTTTGGATCTGTGGTCAGAAATGGAAACGGACCTTGGATTCTCATGATGCGTTCGCAGGCAAGATGCGGGAGGCTATCCATCTTTGTTGTCAAATTTGA